In Lates calcarifer isolate ASB-BC8 linkage group LG15, TLL_Latcal_v3, whole genome shotgun sequence, one genomic interval encodes:
- the LOC108889616 gene encoding uncharacterized protein LOC108889616 isoform X1 → MSRRRCTIAGCKTGCQATQLLLHTLPKDSNVRYQWLKFIFSEISEHFSPTLTVCSAHFSADCFLNQAQFSAGFSSRPVIKDASVPTLLGPTNDCTGLTPKQERGTGGSVCRVLPAVRHVASQTDPPEKRSVGTQLSMKTLQNHIRSTATQAKVPSKDCGVCTLTFPLDSPILFLQPTIVKRPSKRPRLSLTDEEEGPSQCS, encoded by the exons ATGTCGAGGAGACGCTGCACAATCGCTGGATGTAAGACAGGATGTCAAGCAACCCAATTATTACTACACACCCTTCCCAAGGACAGCAACGTTAGATACCAGTGGttgaagtttattttttctgaaatatCAGAACATTTTAGTCCTACTTTAACCGTCTGTTCGGCTCATTTCAGCGCTGACTGCTTCCTCAATCAGGCACAGTTCAGTGCAGGTTTCTCCAGCAGGCCAGTGATCAAGGATGCATCGGTCCCCACACTGTTGGGGCCGACCAATGACTGCACGGGCCTGACTCCAAAACAGGAACGT GGCACCGGTGGCAGCGTCTGTCGAGTTTTGCCTGCTGTAAGACATGTAGCCTCCCAGACTGACCCCCCAGAGAAGAGATCGGTCGGCACGCAGCTATCCATGAAAACTCTGCAAAATCACATCCGAAGCACAG CTACCCAGGCAAAAGTGCCCAGCAAAGACTGTGGTGTTTGCACCCTCACCTTTCCCCTGGACAGTCCCATATTGTTCCTACAACCAACGATAGTAAAGAGACCATCAAAGAGGCCTCGGCTCAGCCTTACAGACGAGGAGGAAGGCCCTTCACAATGCAGCTAG
- the dscc1 gene encoding sister chromatid cohesion protein DCC1 yields MRTLEEVQATLQIAKLKEEDLQKTIHCLSFGENVSSADYCLMELDDTLCKHIEAGQSLVIRGDKDDCAVLCTGDKTYDLKIADTSNLLLFVPGCSTPDQLTNSQDSSQVVHTQIWGFCNSYWELRKRRPKLKKLTKLLMENPYEGPALGGQEENTENRYTMQDLLERIQASEEEIKTHLDTIHACQIDGYWRVLDFDYEMKLLSHVTQLVDSESWSFHKVPLQTSLEELAPLEPKEMIEHCLNCYGKLYIENDKVFYALHEGKVCRGIALMLLQNAVKFNLREFQEVWQQSVPEGMSTRLDQLKSVALVDRMSRPETICLLRVEDLPEDTLERFNHLFTLREKWTEEDITPYIQDLCGEKQTTGALLTKYARSSMQNGIKVFNSRRPVAT; encoded by the exons ATGAGAACTTTAGAGGAGGTGCAGGCCACGCTGCAGATCGCCAAACTGAAAGAAGAGGATCTACAGAAAACAAtccactgtctgtcttttgGGGAGAATGTATCATCTGCTGACTACTGCCTGATGGAGCTGGACGACACACTGTGCAAACACATAGAAGCTGGCCAAAG tcttGTGATTCGGGGGGATAAAGATGACTGTGCAGTGCTCTGTACCGGTGACAAGACCTATGATCTTAAAATTGCCGACACCTccaacctgctgctgtttgtcccAGGATGCAGCACACCAGACCAGCTTACTAACAGCCAGGACAGCTCTCAAGTGGTGCACACTCAG ATCTGGGGATTTTGCAACAGCTACTGGGAACTGAGGAAACGGCGTCCTAAACTGAAGAAACTGACAAAGCTTTTAATGGAGAATCCTTATGAAGGACCTGCTTTAGGAGGGCAGGAGGAGAATACAGAGAACAGG TACACAATGCAGGATCTGTTGGAGAGGATCCAGGCCAGTGAAGAGGAGATAAAGACCCACTTAGACACCATCCATGCCTGTCAGATAGATG gCTACTGGCGCGTGCTAGACTTTGACTATGAGATGAAGCTGCTCAGTCATGTGACTCAGCTGGTGGATTCTGAGTCATGGTCCTTCCACAAGGTGCCCCTTCAAACCAGTCTGGAAGAGTTAGCCCCACTGGAGCCCAA AGAGATGATCGAGCACTGTTTGAACTGCTATGGGAAACTTTATATTGAAAACg ACAAAGTGTTTTATGCATTGCATGAGGGTAAAGTCTGTCGGGGCATAGcgctgatgctgctgcagaacGCTGTCAAGTTTAACCTGAGGGAGTTTCAGGAGGTCTGGCAGCAGAGCGTCCCAGAGGGCATGAGCACAAGACTGGACCAGCTAAAG AGCGTTGCCCTGGTCGACCGCATGTCCCGTCCAGAGACCATCTGCCTGCTGCGGGTGGAGGATCTGCCAGAGGACACGCTGGAGCGCTTCAACCACCTTTTCACACTCAGAGAGAAATGGACAGAAGAGGACATCACGCCATACATACA AGACCTGTGCGGAGAGAAACAGACCACGGGAGCCCTCCTCACAAAATATGCTCGGTCTTCAATGCAAAATGGGATCAAAGTCTTCAACTCCAGACGGCCTGTGGCTACATGA
- the LOC108889616 gene encoding uncharacterized protein LOC108889616 isoform X2, whose translation MGRKCAYPECKSTEGLHSLPSNREMAHRWLHALGRLDIPTASVYVCNLHFTRECFSNYAEVEMGFKKQFLLTPDAVPTPAKVVTQGTGGSVCRVLPAVRHVASQTDPPEKRSVGTQLSMKTLQNHIRSTATQAKVPSKDCGVCTLTFPLDSPILFLQPTIVKRPSKRPRLSLTDEEEGPSQCS comes from the exons ATGGGTCGCAAATGCGCCTACCCCGAGTGCAAAAGCACGGAGGGTCTGCATTCTTTACCGTCCAACAGAGAGATGGCGCACCGCTGGCTGCACGCTCTGGGACGGCTTGACATACCCACCGCCTCTGTTTACGTGTGCAATCTCCACTTTACGCGAGAGTGCTTCTCTAACTACGCGGAGGTGGAGATGGGATTCAAAAAGCAGTTTCTCCTCACTCCTGACGCCGTCCCAACACCTGCCAAGGTGGTGACACAG GGCACCGGTGGCAGCGTCTGTCGAGTTTTGCCTGCTGTAAGACATGTAGCCTCCCAGACTGACCCCCCAGAGAAGAGATCGGTCGGCACGCAGCTATCCATGAAAACTCTGCAAAATCACATCCGAAGCACAG CTACCCAGGCAAAAGTGCCCAGCAAAGACTGTGGTGTTTGCACCCTCACCTTTCCCCTGGACAGTCCCATATTGTTCCTACAACCAACGATAGTAAAGAGACCATCAAAGAGGCCTCGGCTCAGCCTTACAGACGAGGAGGAAGGCCCTTCACAATGCAGCTAG